The Syntrophorhabdaceae bacterium genome window below encodes:
- a CDS encoding molybdopterin dinucleotide binding domain-containing protein has translation MLRKKAIEPLYESWSEWRLLTELAKRLGIGKDFPWQTEEELVVFELARTGLTFGQLLEEKPEGAFFKEKGYGMKGGGFLTPSGKIEIYSSTLEKIGFDPLPTYLEPQRSPANSPELLKQYPLILSTGNRNRYYTHGQFRGIGSLKEKNPEPQAEIGPETARTYGIDNGDDVVIETNRGSVRMKAHVDERVAEGVVLVPHGWSGEANANLLTDTDCREPIMGYPEVKALLCAIRKAAHSS, from the coding sequence CATGCTCAGGAAAAAGGCCATTGAACCGTTATATGAAAGCTGGTCGGAGTGGAGATTGTTGACGGAGCTTGCAAAGAGGCTTGGGATCGGAAAGGATTTTCCATGGCAGACAGAGGAAGAGCTTGTGGTCTTTGAACTTGCGCGTACAGGATTGACCTTCGGACAGCTCCTTGAAGAAAAACCGGAAGGCGCCTTCTTCAAAGAGAAGGGTTACGGAATGAAAGGAGGAGGGTTCTTAACGCCTTCGGGCAAGATCGAGATATACAGCAGCACGCTGGAGAAGATCGGTTTTGACCCTCTCCCAACCTATCTTGAGCCGCAGAGGAGTCCCGCGAATTCCCCTGAGTTATTGAAACAGTATCCCTTGATACTTTCTACGGGCAACAGGAACCGTTATTACACGCACGGACAATTCAGGGGAATCGGGTCATTGAAAGAAAAGAATCCTGAACCGCAGGCGGAGATAGGACCTGAGACCGCCCGGACCTACGGCATCGACAACGGGGATGACGTGGTCATCGAGACGAACAGGGGATCTGTCCGGATGAAGGCACATGTGGACGAAAGGGTTGCCGAAGGGGTGGTCCTTGTTCCCCACGGCTGGTCCGGAGAGGCAAACGCGAACCTGTTGACGGATACCGATTGCCGGGAGCCCATTATGGGCTATCCGGAGGTAAAGGCGCTGTTGTGCGCAATCAGAAAAGCGGCTCATAGTTCATAG